Proteins from a single region of Sphaerochaeta globosa str. Buddy:
- the pyrF gene encoding orotidine-5'-phosphate decarboxylase encodes MQYGALLEASAKQVGNIACMGLDPQRESLPFDSGDLRTDLNAFFQQLFRRMALSGLIPAAFKPNIGYYQSLDRPREEDFSGSMALCDVLDLVENFFPGIPVILDSKRGDIARSSLNYANEAFEAWNADAVTVAPYMGSDSIKPFTDFEGKGIYILNRTSNPGGRDLQNLLLSDQRPLYLEVAAQIASYNQKRSQVGAVVGATNLEELSAIASFYQAELVPMLIPGVGSQGGSAPQVMDILRNVGYPIALARINSSSALTHPWKKAPVPEDWLEMCEDNLRQLIKETAL; translated from the coding sequence ATGCAGTATGGAGCATTACTAGAGGCGAGCGCGAAGCAGGTAGGGAATATCGCCTGTATGGGTTTGGATCCTCAAAGAGAGTCTCTGCCGTTTGACAGCGGAGATTTGCGTACCGATTTGAATGCATTTTTCCAACAACTGTTCCGAAGAATGGCTCTTTCCGGACTTATCCCCGCTGCGTTCAAACCCAACATCGGGTATTATCAGAGCTTGGACAGACCCCGGGAAGAAGACTTTTCAGGAAGCATGGCCCTCTGTGATGTCCTGGATCTGGTGGAGAATTTCTTTCCCGGAATTCCGGTGATTCTTGACAGCAAGCGTGGTGATATCGCCCGAAGCAGTCTCAACTATGCCAACGAAGCCTTTGAGGCTTGGAATGCGGATGCGGTTACGGTGGCACCCTACATGGGTAGCGATTCGATCAAGCCCTTCACTGACTTCGAGGGCAAGGGAATCTACATCCTCAATCGAACCAGCAATCCGGGTGGAAGGGATCTGCAGAATCTGTTGCTCTCCGATCAAAGGCCTCTCTATCTTGAGGTTGCAGCGCAAATTGCCTCCTATAACCAGAAACGATCACAAGTAGGGGCGGTCGTGGGTGCGACCAATCTTGAGGAATTGAGCGCTATCGCCTCGTTCTATCAGGCCGAGTTGGTCCCCATGCTCATCCCCGGTGTCGGTAGTCAGGGAGGTTCTGCCCCCCAGGTCATGGATATTCTCAGAAATGTCGGGTATCCCATCGCCTTGGCGAGAATCAACAGCTCAAGTGCGCTTACCCATCCATGGAAGAAGGCTCCGGTACCCGAGGATTGGCTTGAGATGTGTGAGGATAACCTGCGTCAACTGATCAAGGAGACAGCTCTATGA
- a CDS encoding bifunctional aspartate carbamoyltransferase catalytic subunit/aspartate carbamoyltransferase regulatory subunit, producing MEQQNVFASRSLCVIEDFSIEERLYLFEQVKILKRAMENQDAATLEQYRIDDKDFGIYEVFLEDSTRTKESFRNAANFHHAKVSELNSDSSSFNKGESYADTFYTLSGYANTIFIVRSKLEGVCRWLEDTCANYAKRNKLYRKPAFINAGDGKHEHPTQELLDEFTFLEDNNWSCDSVHLALVGDLFHGRTVHSKADGLKIFKHVKVDLIAPVELAMPEAYVQRMQENGYEVRLFESIEQYLQQSDVADKWYFTRPQLERMGDRILQRQAELRRSITFRKEFMDTLKAGTKFYHPLPRHKVTPTIPTFLDETPFNGWERQSINGMYVRIVLLALLAGRIGSEFQPAKLAMKPEEEDYIQEVDLSCQQLREKVISEGVQPIHDGLVIDHICKGDCPSEIRDHMRLISSVLGLDEAKGGEWVSTGHKDGTLYKGIIFRPGLYELSRKHLKRLSAVAPGCTLNLIKGGKVVNKYRLHLPPRIYNFEDLGCTNEACISHPDQSEGVPARFYRTNDNRFACAYCGKKHTFKEIWKSRKK from the coding sequence ATGGAACAGCAGAATGTATTTGCCTCACGGTCGTTGTGCGTCATCGAGGACTTCTCCATTGAGGAGAGATTGTACCTCTTTGAACAAGTAAAGATTCTCAAGAGGGCGATGGAAAACCAAGATGCAGCCACCCTTGAACAATATCGGATCGATGACAAGGATTTCGGTATCTATGAGGTATTCCTTGAGGACAGCACCAGAACCAAGGAATCGTTCCGCAATGCCGCCAATTTTCATCATGCCAAGGTGTCAGAGCTGAATAGCGACTCGTCCTCCTTCAATAAAGGGGAGAGTTATGCCGATACCTTTTATACACTCAGCGGTTATGCCAATACCATCTTCATCGTGCGCAGCAAGCTTGAAGGTGTGTGTCGCTGGCTCGAGGACACTTGTGCCAACTATGCGAAGCGTAACAAGCTCTATCGCAAGCCGGCCTTCATCAATGCCGGGGATGGAAAGCACGAGCATCCAACCCAGGAACTGTTGGATGAGTTTACCTTCCTTGAAGACAACAACTGGAGTTGTGATTCTGTGCATCTTGCCTTGGTAGGAGATCTCTTCCATGGCCGCACCGTGCACTCCAAGGCGGATGGATTGAAAATCTTCAAGCACGTCAAAGTAGATTTGATTGCTCCTGTTGAATTGGCCATGCCTGAGGCGTATGTGCAAAGAATGCAGGAGAATGGATATGAAGTACGGTTGTTCGAATCCATCGAGCAATACCTGCAGCAAAGCGATGTGGCGGATAAATGGTATTTCACCAGACCCCAGCTGGAACGCATGGGTGACCGGATTCTGCAGCGTCAGGCTGAATTGAGACGCTCCATCACATTCCGTAAGGAGTTTATGGATACCCTTAAAGCAGGAACCAAATTCTATCATCCGCTCCCACGGCACAAGGTAACCCCGACCATTCCTACCTTCCTCGATGAAACACCTTTCAACGGATGGGAGCGGCAGTCGATCAACGGCATGTATGTGCGCATAGTCCTGCTTGCCTTACTTGCAGGAAGGATCGGCTCTGAATTCCAGCCTGCAAAGCTTGCAATGAAGCCGGAAGAGGAAGATTACATTCAGGAAGTGGACCTGAGTTGCCAGCAACTCAGGGAGAAGGTGATCAGTGAAGGGGTGCAGCCGATTCACGACGGCTTGGTTATCGACCACATATGCAAAGGCGATTGCCCCAGCGAGATTCGTGACCATATGCGCCTTATCAGCAGCGTTTTGGGTCTGGATGAAGCCAAAGGCGGGGAATGGGTCAGTACCGGTCATAAGGACGGCACGCTTTACAAGGGCATTATCTTCAGGCCTGGATTGTATGAACTGAGCCGAAAGCATCTCAAACGCCTGAGTGCCGTAGCTCCGGGGTGTACGCTCAATCTTATCAAGGGAGGCAAGGTGGTAAACAAATATCGGTTGCACCTACCGCCACGAATCTATAACTTTGAGGACCTCGGGTGTACCAACGAAGCATGCATTTCCCATCCCGATCAAAGTGAAGGGGTTCCCGCACGTTTCTATCGGACCAACGACAATCGTTTTGCTTGCGCCTACTGCGGGAAAAAGCATACCTTCAAGGAAATCTGGAAGAGCAGGAAAAAATAA
- a CDS encoding GumC family protein: MSQQEELQNTLSPYDSGEEGISIAELLHIFRKRFRWFVIGLIVVMGLAVGYLQIAVPQYESQVSVLVEPIQRSSSFESLLDVSTSTTKIATEVELITSRKNIEYALSTLDLASYHNADGVDYRSKEALGNVKERIVVSTVKDTNIVRIAVTDASPAFARDFSNALAASYDSLLTGIAKNSKTAQREFIESQIPINDAELSNASDSLGDFRENSDIIQLTDKSSLLVEQISYYTLRLEPLKLQLKESQVFIESYTNSLKAAGIAGVLALDQIKNDSVVMAKLADLGAWKTELTMYESLSNPAGNTATVAPSTVLDSSSRTYVISSAISQVTKELLNRISTLTRSYGNEAYTQAIVQALTTEVGIQVLEMRGEVFVEELSQLPVLERKLSELQRDVQIYEAIGLKLREMLEEVKLTEAAVTGNVTVVDAANLPLNPVSPNKLLILAVAMLLGAAIGLLLTLGVETLDVSIQSEQQIQKIVGKEIPILGWIPMMKVSENDKYPTLSVYNDPLSFESERFKLVANMLYNKTDKKVFSITSCAMAEGKSTIIGNMALALAQMGSKVLVIDGDLRLPSMERYFRLKHREVGLVDFVTKKARLEDCLIQPFENTPTLHLLPPGNAPLVPAAIFSNPRYIQGIAYLENLYDFIIIDAPPLESASELLSISKHVDGLIITVRAGITSKGSLFDLVSNLKTANAPLIGFVFNGVLPGSSSSYRYGYGKGYGYGYGHYAYRYGYAQGQGNARKNSKGHMRRRSTSWYRRRYKLDLKNRGKITTEQFDPVLAFGEHAEFRTLEAWAQAHASTHSSAFFEAKASPSVASQSAPVVQVEEKSATPAVPVAPKQSEKPAKKANVPFDSLSVIEMDELAIGKKQED; the protein is encoded by the coding sequence ATGAGTCAACAAGAAGAGTTGCAGAATACTCTTTCACCGTATGATAGTGGAGAAGAAGGCATCTCAATAGCTGAGCTTCTGCATATTTTCCGCAAACGGTTCCGCTGGTTTGTCATTGGCTTGATTGTAGTTATGGGTCTTGCTGTGGGATATTTGCAGATAGCTGTTCCCCAATATGAGAGTCAGGTTTCTGTTTTGGTTGAGCCGATCCAACGTTCCTCCTCGTTTGAATCCCTGTTGGATGTTTCTACATCCACTACGAAAATTGCTACGGAAGTAGAGCTGATCACCAGCCGCAAGAATATTGAATATGCACTAAGTACCTTGGATTTGGCTTCCTATCACAACGCTGACGGTGTTGACTATCGAAGTAAGGAAGCTCTGGGAAATGTCAAGGAACGCATCGTCGTGTCGACTGTGAAGGACACGAACATCGTCCGCATTGCGGTAACCGATGCCAGCCCTGCCTTTGCCCGTGATTTTTCCAATGCCTTGGCAGCAAGTTATGACTCACTACTCACCGGCATTGCGAAGAACTCCAAGACCGCCCAGCGTGAATTCATTGAATCGCAGATTCCCATCAACGACGCCGAACTTTCCAATGCAAGCGATTCCCTCGGTGATTTCAGGGAGAACAGTGATATCATCCAGCTTACCGACAAAAGTTCATTGTTGGTAGAACAGATTTCTTATTACACGCTTCGATTGGAACCACTGAAGCTACAATTAAAGGAATCGCAAGTCTTCATTGAATCGTATACCAATTCACTGAAAGCAGCTGGAATCGCTGGTGTGTTAGCTTTGGACCAGATCAAGAACGACAGCGTCGTGATGGCTAAGCTTGCCGACCTGGGTGCTTGGAAAACTGAGCTTACCATGTATGAATCACTATCCAATCCAGCAGGGAACACCGCAACGGTGGCTCCCTCCACGGTATTGGACTCCTCATCGCGCACGTATGTTATCAGCAGTGCAATCAGTCAGGTTACCAAGGAATTGCTCAACCGTATTTCCACGCTGACCCGTTCCTACGGGAATGAAGCCTACACCCAGGCCATCGTACAAGCCTTGACTACCGAGGTGGGAATTCAAGTGCTGGAGATGCGGGGTGAGGTTTTCGTAGAAGAGCTTTCACAGCTTCCCGTGCTTGAACGCAAGCTCAGCGAGTTGCAGCGCGATGTCCAGATTTATGAAGCAATCGGTTTGAAACTCAGAGAGATGCTTGAAGAGGTGAAATTGACTGAGGCAGCAGTCACCGGCAACGTGACAGTCGTCGACGCCGCCAATCTACCCCTCAATCCGGTCAGTCCCAATAAATTACTGATTCTTGCTGTAGCCATGTTGCTTGGTGCTGCCATAGGACTCTTGCTTACGTTGGGCGTTGAGACTCTCGATGTCTCCATCCAGAGTGAACAGCAGATTCAGAAAATCGTAGGAAAGGAAATTCCCATTCTTGGTTGGATTCCCATGATGAAGGTCTCCGAGAACGATAAGTATCCAACCCTTTCTGTGTACAACGATCCGCTTTCCTTTGAATCAGAACGATTCAAGCTGGTAGCCAACATGTTGTACAACAAAACAGATAAGAAAGTCTTTTCCATCACTTCCTGCGCTATGGCTGAAGGAAAAAGTACCATCATCGGCAATATGGCTCTAGCTCTTGCCCAGATGGGAAGCAAGGTTCTGGTCATCGATGGTGATCTGCGCCTTCCGAGTATGGAGCGGTATTTCCGTCTCAAGCATCGGGAAGTGGGTTTGGTAGACTTTGTCACCAAAAAGGCAAGGCTCGAGGATTGCTTGATCCAACCTTTCGAAAATACTCCTACCTTGCATTTGCTGCCCCCAGGCAATGCTCCGCTGGTACCTGCTGCAATCTTCTCCAATCCCCGTTACATTCAGGGTATTGCATACTTGGAGAACCTTTACGATTTCATCATCATCGATGCGCCTCCACTTGAGTCTGCAAGTGAGCTGCTTTCGATCAGCAAGCATGTAGACGGCCTGATCATTACCGTACGTGCCGGTATAACCAGCAAGGGTTCCTTGTTTGATTTGGTTTCCAACCTGAAAACGGCCAACGCTCCGCTTATTGGGTTTGTGTTTAACGGAGTGCTTCCCGGTTCTTCTTCCAGCTATCGCTACGGCTATGGCAAGGGATATGGTTATGGCTACGGTCATTACGCCTATCGCTACGGATATGCCCAAGGGCAGGGGAATGCGAGAAAAAACAGCAAAGGCCATATGCGAAGGCGCTCCACCTCGTGGTATCGCAGGCGCTATAAGCTTGACCTTAAAAACCGTGGTAAAATCACCACCGAGCAGTTTGACCCGGTTCTCGCCTTTGGAGAGCATGCAGAATTCAGGACATTGGAGGCATGGGCTCAAGCTCATGCTAGTACGCATAGTTCAGCTTTTTTCGAAGCGAAAGCCAGCCCTTCTGTTGCATCGCAAAGTGCTCCCGTTGTACAGGTGGAGGAGAAATCGGCTACACCAGCAGTACCGGTAGCACCGAAACAATCTGAAAAGCCTGCCAAGAAGGCAAACGTTCCGTTTGACAGCCTCAGCGTGATCGAGATGGATGAACTGGCGATAGGCAAAAAACAAGAGGACTGA
- a CDS encoding dihydroorotate dehydrogenase, whose translation MKDVLRTLGRRHLDCSKEVLLTTVSGVASTKPKLITYFDTKVPSIGIITTKSFQVEVNPGNREPVICETQTGNFGNSVGLRNPGLQQALYELRMLRSEHTFNALLNVSLSANSIEDFITLVKAFDEVADLVELNFSCPHASVGYGASIGCDQAIAAEYVRAIKEATSCCKAPLFVKLTPNVEDIGSIAKAVMDSGADGLVAINTVGPIVHLDPVSGMPILQNKLGGKGGCSGKQIFSAALHAVTAIRHACGDAIPLIAMGGVSTGDEVALLVQAGADAVGIGSALGTVDQQDWPSYLYAVKTEAEALLRNVETSRVRHSTSFIKHERQMAYEKHVVTAFERYGKDTVIITLDGSLDCKAGQFAFLWLPTIGEKPFSVAHNKPLTFIIKKRGPFSEALCNLSVGSTLYVRGLYGAQLQNTPTKRALLLAGGTGVAVLPSLAKQLKEQGTEMTILIGTSEAVASKALLEDELGLYGSFTCVSDDGRPGRVLDLLDTIELGNETACYLVGPEIFMAIASRKLLGRNIEETNLYLSMERMTLCGIGMCGECACGDRLTCRWGTFMRYDFLRQEASELLAYD comes from the coding sequence ATGAAGGATGTTCTGAGGACGCTTGGCCGTCGGCATCTGGATTGTTCCAAGGAGGTATTGCTGACAACTGTCAGCGGTGTCGCATCCACAAAACCAAAGCTCATCACCTATTTTGATACCAAAGTGCCGAGCATCGGCATTATCACAACCAAAAGTTTCCAGGTTGAAGTGAATCCTGGAAACCGGGAACCAGTCATTTGCGAAACCCAGACGGGAAACTTCGGTAATTCAGTAGGCCTGCGTAATCCCGGGCTGCAGCAGGCACTGTATGAACTGAGAATGCTGAGAAGCGAGCATACGTTCAATGCCTTGCTGAATGTCTCCCTTTCAGCCAACAGCATCGAGGATTTCATCACGTTGGTGAAAGCCTTCGATGAAGTTGCCGACTTGGTCGAGTTGAACTTCTCCTGCCCCCACGCCTCCGTAGGATACGGAGCCTCCATCGGTTGCGACCAAGCAATCGCTGCCGAATATGTTCGGGCCATCAAGGAAGCAACCTCCTGCTGCAAAGCCCCCCTGTTTGTAAAGCTGACTCCCAATGTAGAGGATATCGGCTCTATCGCCAAAGCGGTGATGGACAGTGGTGCCGATGGGCTGGTCGCCATCAACACCGTTGGGCCCATTGTCCATCTGGACCCGGTTAGTGGAATGCCCATTCTTCAGAACAAGCTCGGCGGCAAGGGTGGATGCAGCGGCAAGCAAATTTTTTCTGCCGCCCTGCATGCTGTTACGGCCATTCGCCATGCTTGCGGGGATGCTATTCCCCTCATTGCAATGGGCGGGGTGAGCACCGGAGATGAGGTTGCCCTTTTGGTCCAGGCGGGAGCTGATGCAGTAGGCATCGGGTCGGCTTTGGGCACAGTGGACCAACAGGACTGGCCTTCCTACCTGTATGCGGTCAAGACTGAAGCAGAAGCTTTATTGCGAAATGTTGAAACAAGTAGGGTTCGACACTCAACTTCCTTCATCAAGCACGAACGGCAAATGGCTTATGAAAAACATGTAGTAACCGCTTTTGAGCGGTATGGAAAGGATACCGTCATTATTACCCTGGACGGCAGTCTTGACTGCAAAGCCGGTCAGTTTGCCTTTCTTTGGCTTCCGACGATCGGGGAGAAGCCCTTTTCAGTTGCCCACAACAAGCCCTTGACGTTCATCATCAAGAAGCGGGGTCCTTTCTCTGAAGCTCTGTGCAATTTGTCGGTAGGCTCGACGCTCTATGTGCGGGGACTCTACGGTGCCCAACTACAAAATACACCAACCAAACGTGCCCTTTTACTAGCAGGAGGCACCGGGGTTGCGGTACTTCCTTCCCTGGCCAAGCAACTGAAGGAACAGGGAACGGAAATGACTATTCTCATAGGGACGAGCGAGGCGGTTGCAAGTAAGGCCCTCTTGGAGGATGAGCTTGGTTTGTATGGATCATTTACCTGTGTCTCTGATGATGGAAGGCCGGGTAGGGTGCTCGATTTGTTGGATACCATCGAATTGGGGAACGAAACGGCATGTTACTTGGTTGGTCCTGAGATTTTCATGGCGATAGCCAGCCGCAAGCTGCTTGGCCGAAACATCGAAGAAACGAACCTCTACCTCTCGATGGAGCGGATGACGCTCTGCGGTATCGGTATGTGCGGCGAGTGTGCATGCGGCGATCGACTTACGTGTCGCTGGGGTACGTTCATGCGCTATGATTTCCTTAGGCAGGAAGCAAGCGAGTTGTTGGCCTATGATTGA
- a CDS encoding BMP family ABC transporter substrate-binding protein codes for MKKGIVLLLIVLLVSSFAFAQGTKEAAGSADAPLKVGVIYISPPGDMGYSYMHDQGTIAMEKHFGDKVQVIRMEGIPENESSERVMENLIDEGCKIIFANSYNYQQYMLNVAKRYPNVYFEHCSGYLSNDNMSNYFGRMYQMRYLSGMIAAKMSPSGKLGYVGAYNTPEVVRGINAFALGARTINPKASVTVVWTNTWFDPSLERQGAIALLDQGCDVIAQHQDTTEPAKAAIERGKYAIGYNADFRGMIGDDRILVSPMWNWGNYMIPAVQSALDGTWKTQSYWGGLEADMIHLSPISPLVPADFVKQVEAKQTEIHDGKWDVFWGALKDNTGAVRQKAGEKMSDEAMLTMDWFVEGVIGRVN; via the coding sequence ATGAAAAAAGGTATTGTTCTTCTGTTGATCGTGCTGTTGGTTTCTTCCTTCGCATTTGCGCAAGGAACAAAAGAAGCTGCCGGTTCGGCAGATGCACCACTGAAAGTGGGCGTCATCTACATCAGTCCTCCTGGAGACATGGGCTATTCCTACATGCACGACCAGGGCACCATTGCCATGGAAAAGCATTTCGGGGACAAGGTACAGGTTATCCGCATGGAGGGAATTCCTGAGAACGAGAGTAGCGAACGGGTTATGGAGAACCTCATCGACGAAGGCTGCAAAATCATCTTCGCCAACTCCTACAACTACCAGCAGTACATGCTCAACGTCGCCAAGAGATATCCCAATGTGTACTTCGAGCATTGCTCCGGCTATCTCTCAAATGACAACATGTCCAACTATTTCGGCAGAATGTATCAGATGCGTTATCTCTCCGGAATGATTGCTGCCAAGATGTCCCCCTCCGGCAAGCTCGGCTATGTCGGCGCCTACAACACTCCTGAAGTTGTTCGCGGTATCAACGCTTTCGCTCTCGGCGCCCGCACCATCAATCCGAAAGCAAGTGTCACAGTTGTTTGGACCAACACTTGGTTCGATCCATCACTGGAGAGACAGGGTGCAATTGCTCTGCTCGACCAGGGTTGCGATGTCATCGCTCAGCACCAGGACACCACCGAGCCCGCAAAGGCTGCAATCGAGAGAGGCAAGTATGCCATCGGTTACAACGCTGACTTCCGCGGCATGATCGGTGACGACCGCATTCTCGTTTCCCCGATGTGGAACTGGGGCAATTACATGATCCCGGCTGTCCAGAGTGCATTGGATGGAACTTGGAAGACTCAGAGTTACTGGGGTGGCCTTGAGGCTGACATGATTCACCTTTCCCCGATTTCCCCGCTCGTACCCGCCGATTTCGTCAAGCAGGTTGAAGCCAAGCAGACTGAAATTCACGACGGCAAGTGGGATGTATTCTGGGGCGCTCTGAAGGACAACACCGGTGCTGTCCGCCAGAAGGCTGGAGAGAAAATGAGTGATGAAGCCATGCTTACCATGGATTGGTTTGTAGAAGGCGTCATCGGAAGAGTCAACTAA
- a CDS encoding polysaccharide biosynthesis/export family protein, which translates to MKKSRIQFSILLLLLIVCISSLQAQDAGLVIRSSLFGPIPKETDEQETLQIQSYAQQLGLIDEQLQLDANQRVLSAISSPSYPVTPGDTFRLVYLDGMKTVTLDLQADDQGSVAIPGLGTIEGRGLTFQELRQQILSMVQTYHSFSNPQVVFIGTGSFTVSVVGEVVGTRIVPAWGLSRLSEVVKSASPYASSREVEITSVDGSTKTYDLYKALRKGELAQDPLLKSGDVVRLKRAQKLVSLGGNVYQSGTYQLLSQDTLSSLISSYGGGVLSGSDVQNIRLQRYNNETGIWDVVYVDLVKNPSFLLQHQDQVIVDTITPSMHSVTIEGAVATSEAFDTLSSTALVGYTSGRIFYQFYPGETLKQMLSSISPRLMTVSDLDGAYLLRNGEKIPVKAQQVLYGTNDQGSMRLESGDTFLIPFNQRFVTVSGAVVRSGIFAYVPDKGINYYIALAGGLSDDATYPTSISVYGPDGKKQDGTDPIQPESTITVAKNSFVRDIAPTVAIIGLVSSLLGIVATVVNIILDAKTL; encoded by the coding sequence ATGAAGAAAAGTAGAATTCAGTTTTCGATTCTTTTGCTGTTGCTTATCGTTTGTATTTCCAGCCTACAGGCGCAAGATGCAGGGTTGGTAATACGTTCGTCCCTTTTTGGCCCAATCCCAAAAGAGACAGACGAGCAAGAAACCCTCCAAATTCAGAGTTATGCCCAACAGCTCGGGCTGATCGATGAGCAATTGCAGCTGGATGCAAACCAGCGGGTCCTCAGTGCCATCAGCAGCCCTTCCTATCCAGTAACTCCTGGAGACACGTTTCGTCTTGTCTATCTTGATGGAATGAAAACAGTCACCTTGGATCTGCAAGCCGATGATCAGGGCTCTGTGGCGATTCCCGGTTTGGGCACTATTGAAGGCCGGGGCCTTACATTCCAAGAACTCAGACAACAGATATTATCGATGGTACAGACTTATCACAGCTTCTCCAATCCACAGGTGGTGTTCATTGGAACCGGCTCCTTTACTGTTTCTGTAGTTGGAGAGGTGGTGGGAACAAGAATTGTCCCGGCTTGGGGCCTTTCAAGACTTTCAGAAGTTGTAAAAAGTGCGAGTCCCTATGCTTCCAGCCGTGAGGTTGAGATTACCTCCGTCGATGGGAGCACCAAAACGTACGATTTGTACAAAGCCCTGAGAAAGGGTGAACTGGCGCAAGACCCCCTGCTCAAGAGCGGTGATGTCGTTCGTCTGAAACGGGCCCAAAAGCTTGTGAGCCTTGGTGGAAATGTGTACCAAAGCGGGACCTATCAGTTGCTTTCGCAAGACACCCTATCTTCTCTTATATCCTCGTATGGGGGAGGCGTGCTTAGCGGTTCCGATGTCCAGAACATCAGACTGCAACGGTATAACAATGAAACAGGTATTTGGGACGTGGTGTACGTAGATTTGGTTAAGAATCCGTCCTTTCTCCTACAACACCAAGACCAAGTAATCGTCGATACAATTACCCCAAGCATGCACAGTGTCACCATCGAGGGAGCGGTAGCAACCAGCGAAGCTTTTGATACCCTCAGCTCCACAGCCTTGGTTGGATACACTTCCGGAAGGATTTTCTACCAGTTCTATCCGGGGGAGACGCTGAAGCAGATGCTGTCCTCCATCTCGCCCCGTTTGATGACCGTCAGCGACCTTGACGGGGCCTATCTCCTCAGAAATGGAGAAAAAATTCCTGTAAAGGCCCAACAGGTGCTGTATGGTACGAATGACCAAGGTTCGATGCGCCTTGAAAGCGGTGATACCTTCTTAATTCCCTTCAACCAGCGGTTTGTGACGGTAAGCGGAGCCGTTGTGCGATCAGGAATTTTCGCCTACGTTCCTGACAAGGGAATCAATTACTATATTGCACTTGCCGGTGGCTTGAGCGATGATGCGACCTATCCGACCTCAATCAGTGTCTATGGTCCGGATGGCAAGAAACAGGATGGCACTGACCCCATCCAACCTGAATCGACAATAACCGTTGCAAAGAATTCTTTTGTCCGTGACATTGCTCCGACGGTGGCGATTATTGGCTTGGTCAGTTCCCTGCTTGGCATTGTTGCCACAGTCGTAAATATCATTCTTGATGCCAAGACCCTGTAG
- the pyrE gene encoding orotate phosphoribosyltransferase translates to MKSTTEITNHYGPLLAHVALDLGAIKLQVQQPFTWASGYRMPIYNDNRRLLASPKARSLVCDAFAAMLESLQFEPDNIAGTATAGIPHATTLADRLAKPLSYVRSSGKDHGLGQQIEGLGQSGSYEGAKVLLIEDLISTGGSSIKAVEAIVKAGGVCPYTLAIFTYGFDAAVKAFEALDQKCTFYTILDYDVMVESALKKGYVNEEEAGYLSQWREDPFTWGEKHGFPMVAK, encoded by the coding sequence ATGAAAAGCACTACTGAAATAACGAATCATTATGGGCCTCTCTTGGCACATGTGGCGCTGGATCTTGGAGCAATCAAGCTACAGGTACAGCAACCCTTCACCTGGGCAAGCGGGTACCGCATGCCCATCTACAACGACAACCGCAGATTGCTTGCATCACCGAAAGCCCGATCCTTGGTTTGTGATGCCTTTGCCGCCATGCTGGAAAGCCTGCAATTCGAACCGGACAATATTGCGGGAACGGCTACCGCCGGCATTCCCCATGCAACCACATTGGCCGACCGGCTTGCAAAACCGCTGAGCTATGTGCGCAGCTCGGGTAAGGACCATGGACTGGGGCAACAAATCGAGGGCTTGGGGCAGAGTGGATCCTATGAAGGGGCAAAGGTGCTTCTCATAGAGGATCTTATCTCCACAGGAGGCTCTTCGATCAAGGCAGTCGAGGCCATTGTCAAGGCAGGGGGAGTCTGTCCCTATACCTTGGCCATCTTCACCTATGGCTTCGATGCCGCAGTCAAGGCTTTTGAAGCGCTGGATCAGAAATGCACGTTCTACACAATTCTCGACTACGATGTCATGGTGGAAAGCGCATTGAAAAAAGGCTATGTGAATGAAGAAGAAGCAGGCTATCTGTCCCAGTGGAGAGAGGACCCCTTTACATGGGGAGAGAAACACGGATTTCCTATGGTTGCCAAATAA